A DNA window from Carassius gibelio isolate Cgi1373 ecotype wild population from Czech Republic chromosome A6, carGib1.2-hapl.c, whole genome shotgun sequence contains the following coding sequences:
- the LOC128016115 gene encoding ubinuclein-2 isoform X2, producing MAEPRKVQFVTLSALSGGPGAEGRRRRLEEDEPAEMSFDGEGRMKMTGTGVTTAGDRGAFIGKQDSDELQGKTVRLNLCLSEPNEQCSAEFNYNELIQSQQAKKNPPDSKSSPDPKDPFNDSERERLEVEALTKKLESKYGNAGKKRRKDRMQDLIDIGFGYDESDPFIDNSEAYDELVPASLTTKLGGFYINTGTLQFRAASESEGEDGGKEVKPRMRDGEEPLIKRRKKKDGTSVEEKKPRKIKVAKQGVAGLSLHRPEKKKRKKLMKDSLCLAAMLRRFTREKEEMRKRDARASHPGPGLNHTPSSNNLLHNSHLQINANNNDLSLADLAADPGMMSLLSSANESELQDLMHDLDFSFLDTGPQMPPSGRENGQVGLSSSLGHKIGGGALNRAQGGLISFPPLPDGLPAPLIKRIEDLRAASRQFDQEGRKKFFTLDMNNILLDIELQVQEQPADMRSEVYSHLEAFVPCNKEALLKRLKKLSLNIQDDRLRTPLLKLKLAVCSVMPEQIARYNMDCMAKAAAKQQIEDGVKNGSEDDDEEKPGKRVVGPRKKFIWDDKLRTLLCNLVRVKLSCYELEQCSLSVEDYLKAFMENEVKPLWPKGWMQTRMLFKESRAVHGHLTGLGKKRIVPTPKAAKMTDVSWTQRPAPGLGSTSASPALPAPACRPPSSTSEPICLSDSLDEDLAANSLDSISQALALLSNAAKGLTPNNGVPATSSPSVPGSSSGVGHYSSPLSHSTLTAKIESSGISMANIGTLSTSSSLSSPLTSSPSSSMRGETFGMLKDGGPVQRPLGTPTHRAGISGMNTVQSAKPRPPPTASPLLPPQQRSFGTMGVKLVQTPPPVGQTKNCASKSTTGGSTVVSQQPRMNTHLSQINAKSPHQSPPPTTSSPSTLLSQAKTPSLPHNQSNFITPMQATLTKSSHSSSSPIIKLTPRPPAPTPPPSSSPSSSPSLIHPRPQMIPNLHQYNPKSPTFRPPFTGQGTAVGSGVKSGSGQASYSFAGGHKSSSSLSGGTNTTSTTMMATPLSVGSQGGSPSPSVVPANHNQRQRPVGGTSQSAKSSTSRASAMTLSSPPVSSHLSQVSSASGSNLLGSVPPSLPLGFGMLGGLVPVSLPFQFPSLLNFNPPGPGVPGCSNMGASAASNSGYTLAQNTNQSQGGDTKRKSH from the exons ATGGCCGAACCGAGAAAAGTGCAATTTGTCACCCTGTCGGCCCTGTCCGGCGGTCCGGGCGCGGAGGGCAGGAGACGGCGGCTGGAGGAGGACGAACCCGCCGAGATGAGTTTTGACGGAGAGGGCAGGATGAAGATGACGGGGACCGGGGTGACGACAGCGGGTGACCGCGGGGCTTTTATCGGGAAACAAGACAGCGACGAGCTCCAAGGGAAGACCGTGCGCCTCAACCTGTGTCTGTCCGAGCCTAACGAGCAGTGCTCGGCCGAGTTCAACTACAACGAGCTCATCCAGTCTCAACAG GCCAAGAAGAATCCACCAGATTCAAAGTCTTCTCCGGACCCAAAAGATCCCTTTAATGATTCTGAGAGAGAGCGTCTTGAGGTTGAGGCACTGACCAAAAAGCTTGAAAGTAAATAC GGTAACGCAGGGAAAAAGAGGCGGAAAGACCGGATGCAGGATTTGATTGACATTGGCTTCGGCTACGATGAGAGTGACCCCTTCATAGACAACTCGGAAGCT TATGATGAGCTTGTTCCAGCCTCCCTGACCACCAAGCTCGGTGGATTCTACATTAATACGGGTACTTTGCAGTTCAGAGCTGCCTCTGAATCTGAGGGAGAGGACGGAGGCAAAGAAGTCAAACCCAGG ATGAGAGATGGAGAGGAACCACTAATAAAAAGAAGGAAGAAGAAAGATGGAACCAGTGTAGAGGAGAAAAAACCCAGGAAGATCAAAGTAGCCAAACAAGG AGTGGCTGGTCTGAGCCTTCATCGTCCTGAGAAGAAGAAGCGAAAGAAACTGATGAAGGATTCGCTCTGTCTGGCTGCAATGCTCCGCCGCTTCACACGAGAGAAGGAAGAGATGAGGAAACGAGATGCCAGGGCGTCTCATCCAGGCCCTGGTCTCAACCACACTCCCAGCTCCAACAACCTACTGCACAACTCCCATCTCCAAATCAACGCCAACAACAATGACCTTTCACTAGCCGACCTGGCGGCTGACCCTGGCATGATGTCATTGCTTAGTTCGGCCAATGAAAGCGAGCTTCAGGATCTCATGCATGACCTGGACTTTAGTTTTTTAGACACAGGCCCCCAGATGCCCCCTTCAGGCAGAGAGAATGGGCAGGTTGGGTTGAGTTCATCACTGGGGCACAAGATTGGAGGAGGGGCACTTAATCGAGCGCAGGGCGGGCTCATCTCTTTTCCACCTCTCCCTGATGGTCTTCCAGCTCCTTTGATCAAGCGCATAGAAGACCTCCGAGCT GCATCGAGGCAATTTGATCAAGAAGGCAGAAAGAAATTCTTCACTCTGGATATGAATAATATCTTGCTGGA TATTGAGCTGCAGGTTCAGGAGCAGCCGGCAGACATGCGTTCAGAGGTGTACTCTCACCTCGAAGCCTTTGTGCCCTGCAACAAGGAGGCGCTACTAAAACGACTCAAGAAACTCAGCCTCAACATACAG GATGACCGGCTGCGCACACCTTTGTTAAAGCTGAAACTAGCCGTGTGCAGCGTGATGCCGGAGCAGATTGCCAGATATAACATGGATTGCATGGCAAAAGCTGCAGCTAA gcaGCAGATAGAAGATGGAGTGAAGAATGGAtcggaggatgatgatgaagagaaACCAGGAAAGAGGGTGGTGGGACCAAGGAAGAAGTTCATATGGGATGACAAACTCAG GACTCTGTTGTGTAACCTGGTGCGTGTGAAGCTGAGCTGCTATGAGCTGGAGCAGTGCTCTCTGTCTGTGGAGGACTATCTCAAAGCCTTCATGGAGAATGAAGTCAAGCCACTCTGGCCCAAAGGCTGGATGCAGACAAG gatGCTTTTTAAGGAGAGTCGGGCAGTACATGGTCACCTCACTGGCCT GGGCAAGAAAAGGATTGTTCCAACCCCAAAAGCTGCCAAAATGACG GACGTCAGCTGGACACAGAGACCCGCTCCAGGTCTTGGATCCACCTCTGCCTCACCTGCCTTACCTGCCCCAGCGTGCAGACCGCCCTCCTCCACCTCTGAACCCATCTGCCTCTCAGATTCACTTGATGAGGATCTGGCCGCTAACTCTCTGGACTCCATTTCCCAAGCTCTCGCACTCCTCAGTAATGCTGCCAAGGGTCTGACACCGAACAATGGCGTCCCCGCCACCTCTTCTCCCAGTGTCCCCGGATCCTCTTCTGGAGTCGGCCACTATTCTTCTCCTCTGTCACATTCCACCCTTACAGCAAAAATAGAGTCTTCTGGTATCTCTATGGCAAATATAGGCACTCTTTCTACCTCTTCTTCCCTGTCCTCTCCACTCACCTCATCTCCTTCATCTTCCATGCGAGGCGAGACCTTCGGGATGCTAAAGGATGGGGGGCCTGTGCAGAGACCCTTGGGAACGCCCACTCACAGAGCTGGTATTTCAGGAATGAACACGGTGCAGTCTGCAAAACCCCGTCCGCCTCCTACCGCCTCGCCCCTCTTACCTCCACAGCAGAGGTCATTTGGGACAATGGGAGTGAAGTTGGTCCAGACTCCACCCCCTGTTGGACAAACAAAAAACTGTGCTAGCAAATCCACTACAGGTGGCAGTACTGTGGTTTCCCAGCAGCCTCGTATGAACACTCATCTTTCACAGATAAACGCCAAGAGTCCTCATCAGTCTCCTCCTCCAACCACTTCCTCTCCTTCCACCCTTCTTTCACAGGCTAAGACTCCCTCATTGCCACACAACCAGTCAAACTTCATCACGCCCATGCAGGCTACACTCACCAAGTCTTCCCACAGTAGCAGCTCTCCCATCATCAAACTCACACCGCGACCCCCTGCCCCTACTCCTCCTCCTTCATCCTCACCCTCATCATCTCCCTCTCTCATCCACCCCAGGCCTCAAATGATCCCCAACTTGCACCAATACAACCCCAAGAGTCCAACCTTTAGGCCGCCATTTACCGGACAAGGAACCGCAGTGGGATCCGGAGTCAAATCTGGATCAGGACAGGCAAGTTACAGTTTTGCAGGTGGACACAAATCCAGTAGTTCGCTCAGTGGTGGCACAAACACCACCAGCACCACCATGATGGCCACACCCCTGTCTGTTGGGAGCCAGGGTGGTAGCCCCTCCCCTTCAGTGGTACCAGCCAATCACAACCAGCGGCAAAGGCCAGTGGGAGGGACAAGTCAAAGTGCCAAGTCTTCAACGAGTCGGGCATCAGCCATGACCCTGTCCTCTCCTCCTGTGTCCTCTCATCTCTCACAG GTGTCTTCAGCTTCAGGAAGTAATCTTTTGGGCTCAGTGCCCCCTTCCCTCCCCCTGGGTTTCGGGATGCTCGGGGGTCTAGTGCCTGTTTCTCTACCCTTCCAGTTCCCCTCGCTCCTCAACTTTAACCCTCCAGGTCCTGGAGTTCCTGGCTGCAGCAACATGGGAGCTTCAGCCGCTTCCAACTCAGGATACACCCTGGCACAGA ATACCAACCAAAGTCAGGGGGGAGACACGAAGAGGAAGTCCCACTGA
- the LOC128016115 gene encoding ubinuclein-2 isoform X1: MAEPRKVQFVTLSALSGGPGAEGRRRRLEEDEPAEMSFDGEGRMKMTGTGVTTAGDRGAFIGKQDSDELQGKTVRLNLCLSEPNEQCSAEFNYNELIQSQQAKKNPPDSKSSPDPKDPFNDSERERLEVEALTKKLESKYGNAGKKRRKDRMQDLIDIGFGYDESDPFIDNSEAYDELVPASLTTKLGGFYINTGTLQFRAASESEGEDGGKEVKPRMRDGEEPLIKRRKKKDGTSVEEKKPRKIKVAKQGVAGLSLHRPEKKKRKKLMKDSLCLAAMLRRFTREKEEMRKRDARASHPGPGLNHTPSSNNLLHNSHLQINANNNDLSLADLAADPGMMSLLSSANESELQDLMHDLDFSFLDTGPQMPPSGRENGQVGLSSSLGHKIGGGALNRAQGGLISFPPLPDGLPAPLIKRIEDLRAASRQFDQEGRKKFFTLDMNNILLDIELQVQEQPADMRSEVYSHLEAFVPCNKEALLKRLKKLSLNIQDDRLRTPLLKLKLAVCSVMPEQIARYNMDCMAKAAAKQQIEDGVKNGSEDDDEEKPGKRVVGPRKKFIWDDKLRTLLCNLVRVKLSCYELEQCSLSVEDYLKAFMENEVKPLWPKGWMQTRMLFKESRAVHGHLTGLGKKRIVPTPKAAKMTDVSWTQRPAPGLGSTSASPALPAPACRPPSSTSEPICLSDSLDEDLAANSLDSISQALALLSNAAKGLTPNNGVPATSSPSVPGSSSGVGHYSSPLSHSTLTAKIESSGISMANIGTLSTSSSLSSPLTSSPSSSMRGETFGMLKDGGPVQRPLGTPTHRAGISGMNTVQSAKPRPPPTASPLLPPQQRSFGTMGVKLVQTPPPVGQTKNCASKSTTGGSTVVSQQPRMNTHLSQINAKSPHQSPPPTTSSPSTLLSQAKTPSLPHNQSNFITPMQATLTKSSHSSSSPIIKLTPRPPAPTPPPSSSPSSSPSLIHPRPQMIPNLHQYNPKSPTFRPPFTGQGTAVGSGVKSGSGQASYSFAGGHKSSSSLSGGTNTTSTTMMATPLSVGSQGGSPSPSVVPANHNQRQRPVGGTSQSAKSSTSRASAMTLSSPPVSSHLSQVSSASGSNLLGSVPPSLPLGFGMLGGLVPVSLPFQFPSLLNFNPPGPGVPGCSNMGASAASNSGYTLAQNLFKSLRPGSQVALPPHLQLAFSDTNQSQGGDTKRKSH, translated from the exons ATGGCCGAACCGAGAAAAGTGCAATTTGTCACCCTGTCGGCCCTGTCCGGCGGTCCGGGCGCGGAGGGCAGGAGACGGCGGCTGGAGGAGGACGAACCCGCCGAGATGAGTTTTGACGGAGAGGGCAGGATGAAGATGACGGGGACCGGGGTGACGACAGCGGGTGACCGCGGGGCTTTTATCGGGAAACAAGACAGCGACGAGCTCCAAGGGAAGACCGTGCGCCTCAACCTGTGTCTGTCCGAGCCTAACGAGCAGTGCTCGGCCGAGTTCAACTACAACGAGCTCATCCAGTCTCAACAG GCCAAGAAGAATCCACCAGATTCAAAGTCTTCTCCGGACCCAAAAGATCCCTTTAATGATTCTGAGAGAGAGCGTCTTGAGGTTGAGGCACTGACCAAAAAGCTTGAAAGTAAATAC GGTAACGCAGGGAAAAAGAGGCGGAAAGACCGGATGCAGGATTTGATTGACATTGGCTTCGGCTACGATGAGAGTGACCCCTTCATAGACAACTCGGAAGCT TATGATGAGCTTGTTCCAGCCTCCCTGACCACCAAGCTCGGTGGATTCTACATTAATACGGGTACTTTGCAGTTCAGAGCTGCCTCTGAATCTGAGGGAGAGGACGGAGGCAAAGAAGTCAAACCCAGG ATGAGAGATGGAGAGGAACCACTAATAAAAAGAAGGAAGAAGAAAGATGGAACCAGTGTAGAGGAGAAAAAACCCAGGAAGATCAAAGTAGCCAAACAAGG AGTGGCTGGTCTGAGCCTTCATCGTCCTGAGAAGAAGAAGCGAAAGAAACTGATGAAGGATTCGCTCTGTCTGGCTGCAATGCTCCGCCGCTTCACACGAGAGAAGGAAGAGATGAGGAAACGAGATGCCAGGGCGTCTCATCCAGGCCCTGGTCTCAACCACACTCCCAGCTCCAACAACCTACTGCACAACTCCCATCTCCAAATCAACGCCAACAACAATGACCTTTCACTAGCCGACCTGGCGGCTGACCCTGGCATGATGTCATTGCTTAGTTCGGCCAATGAAAGCGAGCTTCAGGATCTCATGCATGACCTGGACTTTAGTTTTTTAGACACAGGCCCCCAGATGCCCCCTTCAGGCAGAGAGAATGGGCAGGTTGGGTTGAGTTCATCACTGGGGCACAAGATTGGAGGAGGGGCACTTAATCGAGCGCAGGGCGGGCTCATCTCTTTTCCACCTCTCCCTGATGGTCTTCCAGCTCCTTTGATCAAGCGCATAGAAGACCTCCGAGCT GCATCGAGGCAATTTGATCAAGAAGGCAGAAAGAAATTCTTCACTCTGGATATGAATAATATCTTGCTGGA TATTGAGCTGCAGGTTCAGGAGCAGCCGGCAGACATGCGTTCAGAGGTGTACTCTCACCTCGAAGCCTTTGTGCCCTGCAACAAGGAGGCGCTACTAAAACGACTCAAGAAACTCAGCCTCAACATACAG GATGACCGGCTGCGCACACCTTTGTTAAAGCTGAAACTAGCCGTGTGCAGCGTGATGCCGGAGCAGATTGCCAGATATAACATGGATTGCATGGCAAAAGCTGCAGCTAA gcaGCAGATAGAAGATGGAGTGAAGAATGGAtcggaggatgatgatgaagagaaACCAGGAAAGAGGGTGGTGGGACCAAGGAAGAAGTTCATATGGGATGACAAACTCAG GACTCTGTTGTGTAACCTGGTGCGTGTGAAGCTGAGCTGCTATGAGCTGGAGCAGTGCTCTCTGTCTGTGGAGGACTATCTCAAAGCCTTCATGGAGAATGAAGTCAAGCCACTCTGGCCCAAAGGCTGGATGCAGACAAG gatGCTTTTTAAGGAGAGTCGGGCAGTACATGGTCACCTCACTGGCCT GGGCAAGAAAAGGATTGTTCCAACCCCAAAAGCTGCCAAAATGACG GACGTCAGCTGGACACAGAGACCCGCTCCAGGTCTTGGATCCACCTCTGCCTCACCTGCCTTACCTGCCCCAGCGTGCAGACCGCCCTCCTCCACCTCTGAACCCATCTGCCTCTCAGATTCACTTGATGAGGATCTGGCCGCTAACTCTCTGGACTCCATTTCCCAAGCTCTCGCACTCCTCAGTAATGCTGCCAAGGGTCTGACACCGAACAATGGCGTCCCCGCCACCTCTTCTCCCAGTGTCCCCGGATCCTCTTCTGGAGTCGGCCACTATTCTTCTCCTCTGTCACATTCCACCCTTACAGCAAAAATAGAGTCTTCTGGTATCTCTATGGCAAATATAGGCACTCTTTCTACCTCTTCTTCCCTGTCCTCTCCACTCACCTCATCTCCTTCATCTTCCATGCGAGGCGAGACCTTCGGGATGCTAAAGGATGGGGGGCCTGTGCAGAGACCCTTGGGAACGCCCACTCACAGAGCTGGTATTTCAGGAATGAACACGGTGCAGTCTGCAAAACCCCGTCCGCCTCCTACCGCCTCGCCCCTCTTACCTCCACAGCAGAGGTCATTTGGGACAATGGGAGTGAAGTTGGTCCAGACTCCACCCCCTGTTGGACAAACAAAAAACTGTGCTAGCAAATCCACTACAGGTGGCAGTACTGTGGTTTCCCAGCAGCCTCGTATGAACACTCATCTTTCACAGATAAACGCCAAGAGTCCTCATCAGTCTCCTCCTCCAACCACTTCCTCTCCTTCCACCCTTCTTTCACAGGCTAAGACTCCCTCATTGCCACACAACCAGTCAAACTTCATCACGCCCATGCAGGCTACACTCACCAAGTCTTCCCACAGTAGCAGCTCTCCCATCATCAAACTCACACCGCGACCCCCTGCCCCTACTCCTCCTCCTTCATCCTCACCCTCATCATCTCCCTCTCTCATCCACCCCAGGCCTCAAATGATCCCCAACTTGCACCAATACAACCCCAAGAGTCCAACCTTTAGGCCGCCATTTACCGGACAAGGAACCGCAGTGGGATCCGGAGTCAAATCTGGATCAGGACAGGCAAGTTACAGTTTTGCAGGTGGACACAAATCCAGTAGTTCGCTCAGTGGTGGCACAAACACCACCAGCACCACCATGATGGCCACACCCCTGTCTGTTGGGAGCCAGGGTGGTAGCCCCTCCCCTTCAGTGGTACCAGCCAATCACAACCAGCGGCAAAGGCCAGTGGGAGGGACAAGTCAAAGTGCCAAGTCTTCAACGAGTCGGGCATCAGCCATGACCCTGTCCTCTCCTCCTGTGTCCTCTCATCTCTCACAG GTGTCTTCAGCTTCAGGAAGTAATCTTTTGGGCTCAGTGCCCCCTTCCCTCCCCCTGGGTTTCGGGATGCTCGGGGGTCTAGTGCCTGTTTCTCTACCCTTCCAGTTCCCCTCGCTCCTCAACTTTAACCCTCCAGGTCCTGGAGTTCCTGGCTGCAGCAACATGGGAGCTTCAGCCGCTTCCAACTCAGGATACACCCTGGCACAGA ATCTGTTTAAGAGTCTTCGGCCAGGGTCTCAGGTCGCTCTGCCTCCCCACTTGCAGCTTGCTTTCTCAG ATACCAACCAAAGTCAGGGGGGAGACACGAAGAGGAAGTCCCACTGA
- the LOC128016124 gene encoding intraflagellar transport protein 56 isoform X1, translating into MLLSRMKPAVAGEASTSSNEKKRKNKTKKIPRLEDYLNQRDYLGALTVLEFQRNGGVSVEHADLWIGFCAFHLGDHKRAMEEYKALTLRPECPVEVWVYLGCSLFFLGLYKEAEEAALKGPKTQLQNRLLFHLAHKFSDEKKLMGFHQNLEDVTEDQLSLASIHYMRSHYQEAIDIYKRILLQNRDFLALNVYVALCYYKLDYYDVSQEVLAVYLQSIPDSTIALNLKACNHFRLYNGKAAETELKNLIDISSSSFQFAKELIQHNLVVFRGGEGALQVLPPLIDVISEARLNLVIYYLRQDDIQEAYKLIKDLEPTTPQEYILKGVVNAALGQDIGSRDHLKIAQQFFQLVGGSASECDTIPGRQCMASCFFLLKQFEDVLIYLNSVKSYFYNDDTFNFNYAQAKAALGNYREAEEVFLLIQNEKIKNDYVYLSWLSRCYIMNQKARQAWELYLRLETSSDPFSLLQLIANDCYKMGQFYYAAKAFDALERLDQNPEYWEGKRGACVGIFQLILAGRESRETLKEVLPMLRSTGNPQVEYIIRIMKKWAKDNRVAL; encoded by the exons ATG CTCTTGTCTCGGATGAAGCCAGCAGTGGCAGGTGAAGCATCCACCAGCTCgaatgaaaagaaaaggaaaaataaaacgaAAAAGATCCCAAGGCTTGAGGATTATCTAAACCAAAGAGACTATCTGGGAGCCCTGACCGTATTAGAG TTTCAGCGTAATGGCGGGGTGTCCGTGGAGCACGCAGACCTTTGGATTGGCTTCTGCGCCTTTCATTTGGGAGACCACAAGAGAGCAATGGAG GAGTACAAAGCTCTCACCTTGAGGCCGGAGTGTCCTGTGGAAGTTTGGGTATATCTGGGCTGTTCGCTCTTTTTCCTGGGGCTTTATAAAGAGGCAGAGGAGGCTGCATTAAAAG GGCCAAAAACTCAGCTTCAGAATCGCCTACTCTTTCATTTAGCTCATAAA TTCAGTGATGAAAAGAAGCTGATGGGTTTCCATCAGAACCTGGAGGACGTGACCGAGGACCAGCTGAGCTTGGCATCCATTCACTACATGCGCTCTCATTACCAAGAGGCCATCGATATCTACAAACGCATCTTACTGCAGAACAG AGACTTTCTTGCCCTGAATGTGTATGTGGCTCTGTGTTACTATAAGCTGGATTACTATGACGTGTCACAGGAAGTGTTGGCCGTGTATCTGCAGAGTATTCCTGACTCCACCATCGCCCTTAACCTCAAAGCCTGCAACCACTTCAGACTCTACAATGGCAAAGCTGCTGAG ACGGAGTTGAAGAACCTGATAGATATCTCTTCCAGCTCATTTCAGTTTGCTAAAGAGCTCATTCAGCATAATCTGGTTGTGTTTCGTGGGGGTGAGGGGGCCCTGCAGGTTTTACCTCCTCTGATTGACGTCATCTCAGAGGCCAGACTCAATCTGGTCATCTACTATCTCAGACAAG ATGACATTCAGGAGGCCTACAAACTCATCAAAGACCTTGAGCCCACCACACCCCAG GAATATATTCTGAAGGGGGTGGTGAATGCTGCTTTGGGACAAGATATTGGATCG AGGGACCATTTAAAAATCGCCCAGCAGTTCTTCCAGTTGGTTGGAGGCTCAGCCAGTGAATGCG ACACAATACCGGGCAGGCAGTGTATGGCCTCTTGTTTCTTCCTGCTGAAACAGTTTGAGGATGTGCTTATATATCTCAACTCAGTCAAG AGTTACTTCTACAACGACGACACATTCAACTTTAACTACGCTCAGGCCAAGGCTGCCCTTGGAAACTACAGGGAGGCTGAAGAG GTGTTCCTGCTCATCCAGAATGAGAAGATCAAGAATGATTACGTTTACCTGAGCTGGTTGTCACGCTGCT ACATCATGAATCAGAAGGCTCGACAGGCCTGGGAGCTCTATCTCAGACTGGAAACCTCATCTGATCCTTTCAGCCTTCTGCAGCTCATCGCAAACGACTGCTACAAG ATGGGACAGTTCTATTATGCAGCTAAAGCATTTGATGCTCTAGAGAGACTGGATCAAAACCCTGAGTACTGGGAGGGGAAGCGTGGAGCATGTGTCGGGATCTTCCAGCTCATCCTGGCAGGCCGAGAGTCCAG agagACACTGAAGGAGGTTTTGCCGATGTTGAGAAGCACTGGCAACCCACAAGTTGAGTACATCATCCGCATCATGAAGAAATGGGCCAAAGACAACAGAGTGGCTCTCTGA
- the LOC128016124 gene encoding intraflagellar transport protein 56 isoform X2 has translation MLLSRMKPAVAGEASTSSNEKKRKNKTKKIPRLEDYLNQRDYLGALTVLEFQRNGGVSVEHADLWIGFCAFHLGDHKRAMEEYKALTLRPECPVEVWVYLGCSLFFLGLYKEAEEAALKGPKTQLQNRLLFHLAHKFSDEKKLMGFHQNLEDVTEDQLSLASIHYMRSHYQEAIDIYKRILLQNRDFLALNVYVALCYYKLDYYDVSQEVLAVYLQSIPDSTIALNLKACNHFRLYNGKAAETELKNLIDISSSSFQFAKELIQHNLVVFRGGEGALQVLPPLIDVISEARLNLVIYYLRQDDIQEAYKLIKDLEPTTPQEYILKGVVNAALGQDIGSRDHLKIAQQFFQLVGGSASECVPLSAGSVHLHVSR, from the exons ATG CTCTTGTCTCGGATGAAGCCAGCAGTGGCAGGTGAAGCATCCACCAGCTCgaatgaaaagaaaaggaaaaataaaacgaAAAAGATCCCAAGGCTTGAGGATTATCTAAACCAAAGAGACTATCTGGGAGCCCTGACCGTATTAGAG TTTCAGCGTAATGGCGGGGTGTCCGTGGAGCACGCAGACCTTTGGATTGGCTTCTGCGCCTTTCATTTGGGAGACCACAAGAGAGCAATGGAG GAGTACAAAGCTCTCACCTTGAGGCCGGAGTGTCCTGTGGAAGTTTGGGTATATCTGGGCTGTTCGCTCTTTTTCCTGGGGCTTTATAAAGAGGCAGAGGAGGCTGCATTAAAAG GGCCAAAAACTCAGCTTCAGAATCGCCTACTCTTTCATTTAGCTCATAAA TTCAGTGATGAAAAGAAGCTGATGGGTTTCCATCAGAACCTGGAGGACGTGACCGAGGACCAGCTGAGCTTGGCATCCATTCACTACATGCGCTCTCATTACCAAGAGGCCATCGATATCTACAAACGCATCTTACTGCAGAACAG AGACTTTCTTGCCCTGAATGTGTATGTGGCTCTGTGTTACTATAAGCTGGATTACTATGACGTGTCACAGGAAGTGTTGGCCGTGTATCTGCAGAGTATTCCTGACTCCACCATCGCCCTTAACCTCAAAGCCTGCAACCACTTCAGACTCTACAATGGCAAAGCTGCTGAG ACGGAGTTGAAGAACCTGATAGATATCTCTTCCAGCTCATTTCAGTTTGCTAAAGAGCTCATTCAGCATAATCTGGTTGTGTTTCGTGGGGGTGAGGGGGCCCTGCAGGTTTTACCTCCTCTGATTGACGTCATCTCAGAGGCCAGACTCAATCTGGTCATCTACTATCTCAGACAAG ATGACATTCAGGAGGCCTACAAACTCATCAAAGACCTTGAGCCCACCACACCCCAG GAATATATTCTGAAGGGGGTGGTGAATGCTGCTTTGGGACAAGATATTGGATCG AGGGACCATTTAAAAATCGCCCAGCAGTTCTTCCAGTTGGTTGGAGGCTCAGCCAGTGAATGCG TTCCACTGAGTGCTGGAAGTGTTCATTTACACGTGAGCAGGTGA